One Helianthus annuus cultivar XRQ/B chromosome 12, HanXRQr2.0-SUNRISE, whole genome shotgun sequence genomic region harbors:
- the LOC110894194 gene encoding polyadenylate-binding protein-interacting protein 3-like isoform X1 gives MNPQQVAQSRSSANGFARRRGEKETGTRVENKFHSGKSNISRTITAETENKGGIESLSRHRLVYTTTCLIGHQVEVQVIDGSVFTGIFHATNAEKDFGIILKMARVTKAGSSHGQKNSLDAVQKPPSKMLIIPAKELVQIVAKSVLMTRDELMNELEHDQLHDIMIDSNISHSRHVDLERELEPWVPDDDHPECPELDNTFDHHWHRGWDQFEANATLFGVKSTFNEELYTTKLDRGPQMRELEKEALRLAREIEGEDTQDLHLAEERGIHFHDKFDLDEETKYSSVTRVVDDSGYDENEDVLDSRNDETFGDVSDSILSTSNDFHPSDALDGQSIVENNQTNQQRVGSNHTKDDTEKHMLYEQSQASKSEDVSADPNKESTDKGLSATATAHAPSHVSSNVQEKANSSEVSSTSESGNAAPASSGPGLSPSSSVGSLTSEKSTLNPHAKEFRFNPNAKSFVPLSAPLRAASPVSDASFYYPTNVGPVPHMHGMPVGMGPAFPPHQPVIFGPQGTPLQPPPTYYHSNGPQYGQQMLFGQPGQVVYMPTYPPEMPYKGRDF, from the exons ATGAACCCACAACAAGTTGCACAGTCCAGATCATCCGCAAATGGATTCGCTCGTAGAAGAGGTGAAAAAGAAACAGGCACTCGAGTGGAAAATAAATTCCATTCTGGAAAATCAAATATAAGCAGAACGATAACGGCAG AAACTGAAAACAAAGGGGGAATTGAAAGCCTGTCTCGTCATCGACTAGTTTATACAACAACATGCCTCATAGGGCACCAGGTGGAGGTCCAGGTCATCGATGGTTCTGTGTTTACTGGAATATTTCATGCCACAAATGCTGAGAAAGATTTTG GAATAATCTTGAAAATGGCTCGTGTAACAAAGGCTGGTTCATCTCATGGACAGAAAAACAGTTTAGATGCTGTTCAAAAGCCCCCTTCTAAGATGTTAATAATACCTGCTAAAGAACTTGTGCAGATTGTAGCAAAG AGTGTATTGATGACTAGGGATGAGTTAATGAATGAACTTGAGCATGATCAACTGCATGACATTATGATAGACTCTAATATTTCTCACTCCCGGCATGTTGACTTGGAACGAGAGTTGGAACCGTGGGTCCCAGATGATGATCATCCAGAGTGCCCTGAACTAGACAATACATTTGACCATCACTGGCACAGGGGTTGGGATCAATTTGAAGCAAATGCAACATTATTTGGAGTAAAAAGTACCTTTAACGAGGAGCTCTACACAACAAAGCTTGATAGAGGCCCTCAAATGAGAGAGTTAGAAAAGGAAGCGTTAAGATTAGCTAGAGAAATCGAGGGTGAGGACACCCAAGATCTTCATTTAGCAGAA GAAAGAGGCATCCACTTTCATGACAAGTTTGATCTCGATGAAGAAACTAAATATTCATCTGTTACTCGCGTGGTTGATGATAGTGGTTATGACGAAAATGAAGACGTTTTGGATTCACGAAATGATGAAACCTTTGGAGATGTTTCGGATTCCATTTTGAGTACTAGCAATGACTTCCATCCATCTGATGCTCTAGATGGCCAAAGCAt TGTTGAAAACAATCAGACGAATCAACAGCGTGTTGGAAGTAATCACACTAAAGATGATACAGAAAAGCACATG TTGTATGAGCAAAGCCAGGCTTCAAAATCCGAGG ATGTTTCTGCAGATCCAAATAAAGAAAGTACTGATAAAGGACTTTCAGCAACTGCTACTGCGCATGCACCATCCCATGTCTCATCTAACGTTCAAGAAAAGGCGAATTCTAGTGAAGTATCATCCACATCAGAATCTGGAAATGCTGCCCCTGCTTCAAGTGGGCCCGGATTATCACCTAGTTCATCAGTGGGCTCTTTGACTTCAGAAAAGTCAACTTTGAATCCTCATGCAAAG GAATTCAGATTTAACCCAAACGCCAAGAGTTTTGTTCCGTTATCGGCACCATTAAGGGCTGCATCTCCTGTATCCGATGCCTCCTTTTACTACCCGACTAATGTGGGCCCGGTCCCACATATGCATGGCATGCCTGTTGGA ATGGGACCCGCATTTCCGCCACACCAGCCTGTTATTTTTGGTCCGCAAGGAACACCTTTGCAACCCCCACCGACATATTATCACTCGAATGGTCCACAG TATGGGCAACAGATGCTTTTTGGTCAACCCGGGCAGGTGGTATACATGCCAACTTATCCTCCG GAAATGCCGTATAAAGGACGGGACTTTTAG
- the LOC110894194 gene encoding polyadenylate-binding protein-interacting protein 4-like isoform X3, which translates to MNPQQVAQSRSSANGFARRRGEKETGTRVENKFHSGKSNISRTITAETENKGGIESLSRHRLVYTTTCLIGHQVEVQVIDGSVFTGIFHATNAEKDFGIILKMARVTKAGSSHGQKNSLDAVQKPPSKMLIIPAKELVQIVAKSVLMTRDELMNELEHDQLHDIMIDSNISHSRHVDLERELEPWVPDDDHPECPELDNTFDHHWHRGWDQFEANATLFGVKSTFNEELYTTKLDRGPQMRELEKEALRLAREIEGEDTQDLHLAEERGIHFHDKFDLDEETKYSSVTRVVDDSGYDENEDVLDSRNDETFGDVSDSILSTSNDFHPSDALDGQSIVENNQTNQQRVGSNHTKDDTEKHMLYEQSQASKSEDVSADPNKESTDKGLSATATAHAPSHVSSNVQEKANSSEVSSTSESGNAAPASSGPGLSPSSSVGSLTSEKSTLNPHAKEFRFNPNAKSFVPLSAPLRAASPVSDASFYYPTNVGPVPHMHGMPVGVNGTRISATPACYFWSARNTFATPTDILSLEWSTVWATDAFWSTRAGGIHANLSSGNAV; encoded by the exons ATGAACCCACAACAAGTTGCACAGTCCAGATCATCCGCAAATGGATTCGCTCGTAGAAGAGGTGAAAAAGAAACAGGCACTCGAGTGGAAAATAAATTCCATTCTGGAAAATCAAATATAAGCAGAACGATAACGGCAG AAACTGAAAACAAAGGGGGAATTGAAAGCCTGTCTCGTCATCGACTAGTTTATACAACAACATGCCTCATAGGGCACCAGGTGGAGGTCCAGGTCATCGATGGTTCTGTGTTTACTGGAATATTTCATGCCACAAATGCTGAGAAAGATTTTG GAATAATCTTGAAAATGGCTCGTGTAACAAAGGCTGGTTCATCTCATGGACAGAAAAACAGTTTAGATGCTGTTCAAAAGCCCCCTTCTAAGATGTTAATAATACCTGCTAAAGAACTTGTGCAGATTGTAGCAAAG AGTGTATTGATGACTAGGGATGAGTTAATGAATGAACTTGAGCATGATCAACTGCATGACATTATGATAGACTCTAATATTTCTCACTCCCGGCATGTTGACTTGGAACGAGAGTTGGAACCGTGGGTCCCAGATGATGATCATCCAGAGTGCCCTGAACTAGACAATACATTTGACCATCACTGGCACAGGGGTTGGGATCAATTTGAAGCAAATGCAACATTATTTGGAGTAAAAAGTACCTTTAACGAGGAGCTCTACACAACAAAGCTTGATAGAGGCCCTCAAATGAGAGAGTTAGAAAAGGAAGCGTTAAGATTAGCTAGAGAAATCGAGGGTGAGGACACCCAAGATCTTCATTTAGCAGAA GAAAGAGGCATCCACTTTCATGACAAGTTTGATCTCGATGAAGAAACTAAATATTCATCTGTTACTCGCGTGGTTGATGATAGTGGTTATGACGAAAATGAAGACGTTTTGGATTCACGAAATGATGAAACCTTTGGAGATGTTTCGGATTCCATTTTGAGTACTAGCAATGACTTCCATCCATCTGATGCTCTAGATGGCCAAAGCAt TGTTGAAAACAATCAGACGAATCAACAGCGTGTTGGAAGTAATCACACTAAAGATGATACAGAAAAGCACATG TTGTATGAGCAAAGCCAGGCTTCAAAATCCGAGG ATGTTTCTGCAGATCCAAATAAAGAAAGTACTGATAAAGGACTTTCAGCAACTGCTACTGCGCATGCACCATCCCATGTCTCATCTAACGTTCAAGAAAAGGCGAATTCTAGTGAAGTATCATCCACATCAGAATCTGGAAATGCTGCCCCTGCTTCAAGTGGGCCCGGATTATCACCTAGTTCATCAGTGGGCTCTTTGACTTCAGAAAAGTCAACTTTGAATCCTCATGCAAAG GAATTCAGATTTAACCCAAACGCCAAGAGTTTTGTTCCGTTATCGGCACCATTAAGGGCTGCATCTCCTGTATCCGATGCCTCCTTTTACTACCCGACTAATGTGGGCCCGGTCCCACATATGCATGGCATGCCTGTTGGAGTGA ATGGGACCCGCATTTCCGCCACACCAGCCTGTTATTTTTGGTCCGCAAGGAACACCTTTGCAACCCCCACCGACATATTATCACTCGAATGGTCCACAG TATGGGCAACAGATGCTTTTTGGTCAACCCGGGCAGGTGGTATACATGCCAACTTATCCTCCG GAAATGCCGTATAA
- the LOC110894194 gene encoding polyadenylate-binding protein-interacting protein 3-like isoform X2 — MNPQQVAQSRSSANGFARRRGEKETGTRVENKFHSGKSNISRTITAETENKGGIESLSRHRLVYTTTCLIGHQVEVQVIDGSVFTGIFHATNAEKDFGIILKMARVTKAGSSHGQKNSLDAVQKPPSKMLIIPAKELVQIVAKSVLMTRDELMNELEHDQLHDIMIDSNISHSRHVDLERELEPWVPDDDHPECPELDNTFDHHWHRGWDQFEANATLFGVKSTFNEELYTTKLDRGPQMRELEKEALRLAREIEGEDTQDLHLAEERGIHFHDKFDLDEETKYSSVTRVVDDSGYDENEDVLDSRNDETFGDVSDSILSTSNDFHPSDALDGQSIVENNQTNQQRVGSNHTKDDTEKHMLYEQSQASKSEDPNKESTDKGLSATATAHAPSHVSSNVQEKANSSEVSSTSESGNAAPASSGPGLSPSSSVGSLTSEKSTLNPHAKEFRFNPNAKSFVPLSAPLRAASPVSDASFYYPTNVGPVPHMHGMPVGMGPAFPPHQPVIFGPQGTPLQPPPTYYHSNGPQYGQQMLFGQPGQVVYMPTYPPEMPYKGRDF; from the exons ATGAACCCACAACAAGTTGCACAGTCCAGATCATCCGCAAATGGATTCGCTCGTAGAAGAGGTGAAAAAGAAACAGGCACTCGAGTGGAAAATAAATTCCATTCTGGAAAATCAAATATAAGCAGAACGATAACGGCAG AAACTGAAAACAAAGGGGGAATTGAAAGCCTGTCTCGTCATCGACTAGTTTATACAACAACATGCCTCATAGGGCACCAGGTGGAGGTCCAGGTCATCGATGGTTCTGTGTTTACTGGAATATTTCATGCCACAAATGCTGAGAAAGATTTTG GAATAATCTTGAAAATGGCTCGTGTAACAAAGGCTGGTTCATCTCATGGACAGAAAAACAGTTTAGATGCTGTTCAAAAGCCCCCTTCTAAGATGTTAATAATACCTGCTAAAGAACTTGTGCAGATTGTAGCAAAG AGTGTATTGATGACTAGGGATGAGTTAATGAATGAACTTGAGCATGATCAACTGCATGACATTATGATAGACTCTAATATTTCTCACTCCCGGCATGTTGACTTGGAACGAGAGTTGGAACCGTGGGTCCCAGATGATGATCATCCAGAGTGCCCTGAACTAGACAATACATTTGACCATCACTGGCACAGGGGTTGGGATCAATTTGAAGCAAATGCAACATTATTTGGAGTAAAAAGTACCTTTAACGAGGAGCTCTACACAACAAAGCTTGATAGAGGCCCTCAAATGAGAGAGTTAGAAAAGGAAGCGTTAAGATTAGCTAGAGAAATCGAGGGTGAGGACACCCAAGATCTTCATTTAGCAGAA GAAAGAGGCATCCACTTTCATGACAAGTTTGATCTCGATGAAGAAACTAAATATTCATCTGTTACTCGCGTGGTTGATGATAGTGGTTATGACGAAAATGAAGACGTTTTGGATTCACGAAATGATGAAACCTTTGGAGATGTTTCGGATTCCATTTTGAGTACTAGCAATGACTTCCATCCATCTGATGCTCTAGATGGCCAAAGCAt TGTTGAAAACAATCAGACGAATCAACAGCGTGTTGGAAGTAATCACACTAAAGATGATACAGAAAAGCACATG TTGTATGAGCAAAGCCAGGCTTCAAAATCCGAGG ATCCAAATAAAGAAAGTACTGATAAAGGACTTTCAGCAACTGCTACTGCGCATGCACCATCCCATGTCTCATCTAACGTTCAAGAAAAGGCGAATTCTAGTGAAGTATCATCCACATCAGAATCTGGAAATGCTGCCCCTGCTTCAAGTGGGCCCGGATTATCACCTAGTTCATCAGTGGGCTCTTTGACTTCAGAAAAGTCAACTTTGAATCCTCATGCAAAG GAATTCAGATTTAACCCAAACGCCAAGAGTTTTGTTCCGTTATCGGCACCATTAAGGGCTGCATCTCCTGTATCCGATGCCTCCTTTTACTACCCGACTAATGTGGGCCCGGTCCCACATATGCATGGCATGCCTGTTGGA ATGGGACCCGCATTTCCGCCACACCAGCCTGTTATTTTTGGTCCGCAAGGAACACCTTTGCAACCCCCACCGACATATTATCACTCGAATGGTCCACAG TATGGGCAACAGATGCTTTTTGGTCAACCCGGGCAGGTGGTATACATGCCAACTTATCCTCCG GAAATGCCGTATAAAGGACGGGACTTTTAG
- the LOC110894194 gene encoding polyadenylate-binding protein-interacting protein 4-like isoform X4, whose protein sequence is MNPQQVAQSRSSANGFARRRGEKETGTRVENKFHSGKSNISRTITAETENKGGIESLSRHRLVYTTTCLIGHQVEVQVIDGSVFTGIFHATNAEKDFGIILKMARVTKAGSSHGQKNSLDAVQKPPSKMLIIPAKELVQIVAKSVLMTRDELMNELEHDQLHDIMIDSNISHSRHVDLERELEPWVPDDDHPECPELDNTFDHHWHRGWDQFEANATLFGVKSTFNEELYTTKLDRGPQMRELEKEALRLAREIEGEDTQDLHLAEERGIHFHDKFDLDEETKYSSVTRVVDDSGYDENEDVLDSRNDETFGDVSDSILSTSNDFHPSDALDGQSIVENNQTNQQRVGSNHTKDDTEKHMLYEQSQASKSEGLSATATAHAPSHVSSNVQEKANSSEVSSTSESGNAAPASSGPGLSPSSSVGSLTSEKSTLNPHAKEFRFNPNAKSFVPLSAPLRAASPVSDASFYYPTNVGPVPHMHGMPVGMGPAFPPHQPVIFGPQGTPLQPPPTYYHSNGPQYGQQMLFGQPGQVVYMPTYPPEMPYKGRDF, encoded by the exons ATGAACCCACAACAAGTTGCACAGTCCAGATCATCCGCAAATGGATTCGCTCGTAGAAGAGGTGAAAAAGAAACAGGCACTCGAGTGGAAAATAAATTCCATTCTGGAAAATCAAATATAAGCAGAACGATAACGGCAG AAACTGAAAACAAAGGGGGAATTGAAAGCCTGTCTCGTCATCGACTAGTTTATACAACAACATGCCTCATAGGGCACCAGGTGGAGGTCCAGGTCATCGATGGTTCTGTGTTTACTGGAATATTTCATGCCACAAATGCTGAGAAAGATTTTG GAATAATCTTGAAAATGGCTCGTGTAACAAAGGCTGGTTCATCTCATGGACAGAAAAACAGTTTAGATGCTGTTCAAAAGCCCCCTTCTAAGATGTTAATAATACCTGCTAAAGAACTTGTGCAGATTGTAGCAAAG AGTGTATTGATGACTAGGGATGAGTTAATGAATGAACTTGAGCATGATCAACTGCATGACATTATGATAGACTCTAATATTTCTCACTCCCGGCATGTTGACTTGGAACGAGAGTTGGAACCGTGGGTCCCAGATGATGATCATCCAGAGTGCCCTGAACTAGACAATACATTTGACCATCACTGGCACAGGGGTTGGGATCAATTTGAAGCAAATGCAACATTATTTGGAGTAAAAAGTACCTTTAACGAGGAGCTCTACACAACAAAGCTTGATAGAGGCCCTCAAATGAGAGAGTTAGAAAAGGAAGCGTTAAGATTAGCTAGAGAAATCGAGGGTGAGGACACCCAAGATCTTCATTTAGCAGAA GAAAGAGGCATCCACTTTCATGACAAGTTTGATCTCGATGAAGAAACTAAATATTCATCTGTTACTCGCGTGGTTGATGATAGTGGTTATGACGAAAATGAAGACGTTTTGGATTCACGAAATGATGAAACCTTTGGAGATGTTTCGGATTCCATTTTGAGTACTAGCAATGACTTCCATCCATCTGATGCTCTAGATGGCCAAAGCAt TGTTGAAAACAATCAGACGAATCAACAGCGTGTTGGAAGTAATCACACTAAAGATGATACAGAAAAGCACATG TTGTATGAGCAAAGCCAGGCTTCAAAATCCGAGG GACTTTCAGCAACTGCTACTGCGCATGCACCATCCCATGTCTCATCTAACGTTCAAGAAAAGGCGAATTCTAGTGAAGTATCATCCACATCAGAATCTGGAAATGCTGCCCCTGCTTCAAGTGGGCCCGGATTATCACCTAGTTCATCAGTGGGCTCTTTGACTTCAGAAAAGTCAACTTTGAATCCTCATGCAAAG GAATTCAGATTTAACCCAAACGCCAAGAGTTTTGTTCCGTTATCGGCACCATTAAGGGCTGCATCTCCTGTATCCGATGCCTCCTTTTACTACCCGACTAATGTGGGCCCGGTCCCACATATGCATGGCATGCCTGTTGGA ATGGGACCCGCATTTCCGCCACACCAGCCTGTTATTTTTGGTCCGCAAGGAACACCTTTGCAACCCCCACCGACATATTATCACTCGAATGGTCCACAG TATGGGCAACAGATGCTTTTTGGTCAACCCGGGCAGGTGGTATACATGCCAACTTATCCTCCG GAAATGCCGTATAAAGGACGGGACTTTTAG